A window of Glycine soja cultivar W05 chromosome 13, ASM419377v2, whole genome shotgun sequence genomic DNA:
AATCTTgaccttttaattaaaatggatgGTTAAGAATAAATTTAGGTAAAATAATCTAGACAATCCGTACATGGTTGTATGGTCAAGCTTAACACCTCTCACACTCAATAGATATGTCTATTaatatattctttcttttcacaaAAATGAACTGACTATATATCTAGATAGAGAATGAACCTGGTGTGCTATGTTATGAATCACAAGAACAGATCTTGTGTACTTCATTAAACCATGGTCACGATAATATGCTTTCAGATACACTGGCAGCAAAGCAGTATGCCAATCATTTGCGATGAAGGCCAAATTTCCATCTCCATAGCAAACTCCACCACAAGGAACATGCCAAGGAACCTGAAAATCATTAACTTCGTTTATCCATTGAAATTAGACAGATATAAGGATTTCATAAAAAACACATCTGCAGATTGATTTTTGACTGTTGATAAAAAATGATTTGGATAAACCATGTCAACTACTCTGTTATTTGAGAATAATACTATCAAATGTTACTGAAAATGCATCCTACTTTATAGACCTTGTCATTTCCATGTGGTAAAACTTCACAGAAATTTCTTCGGGACCTAGGGTTAAGTCAAAAGGTGTATATTTGCATATTTCCTGTGGCAGTCCTGTCTATTAAACAGCAATCCATGAAAGGATacataaaaatgattataaagAGATATTATTAGGAGAGATTCAAAAGTAGTAATCTCTGACAAATGAAGATGGAGAAGCCCCATGATGTCATATTGGAAGCCTGGTATGGCAAGGATCTTTGTTTGATCACGAAAGTAGAACTTATGCTAGTCAAATTGGCTGGAACAACAAATCTACTAGTCATTTCCTATTTTCACCATTTTAGCCCAGTGTAATGCAGATTAATGTATTTCAAGTTGCTTGAAACCGACTATTTACATCTAAAATTGGGTATAATGATACATTTAGTTTCaatcctttttataaaaaaaaattagcatatGTATTTTGATAAAATGATATTTCAGGTAGATAATTGTCACAACTGAGTATCCCCCATAGTTGATTTAGTCACTAAAATCATTTAGTTCGTGTACCTCAGCAGCTGCCTTGCAAAACAACACCATGCGTTTTAGAATATCCTGTTCCATTAAAGAACATGAACTGagtcaaaaagaaataaataagagCAGAGAAATAGTTATAGGTAACTGAGCAGTCTTGAATATATGGCAATGCAGGATGAGTTTGTAGAATACCTTAAATCAAAACAGCACAGGATTTTGGTCATTCATCTCATAAGTCATAATCATTTTGCTAAGGCAGGAAACAAATAATTCACAAAATAAGACAGttcactcccccccccccccctccctttTTTCCTCTATTTACCCCCTTGAAAAGAAGAATGTTACAGTTTATGACAATGGAAGTACTTAATGGAAATCTTCAACTCAACAAAAATAGATTACTACCTCTCGGTTTCCCCCATATATGTTATCCTGTAAATGGCGAAAGTTTGGACTGTCAATAAAAACGAAGTCAACACCATCAATATAAGAGTGGAAATATGTTACTTCCATGTCCTGTAAAGGAAAAACATTGGTGTGTTACAACACCAAGGTAGTAGCAATCCAATGAATTATAATTGATTAAGAATAGACTGGCTGCTCCAAACCTGACCATCTACTTTGTATCGTTTCCATACTCCTATATCTTGTGCGTCAGCATAATGACTATACCGAGGTACTACAACctacaaagaaaatgaaaagaaagaaaaaaagaaaatggaaatagaaataaaaaaggaacatGAAATTCATTTAAGTATCTAATAATTATCTGATGAGACGTCAAGCTGTCATTGCAATTCTCATTTAGTGTACATAAGGGAAAGAcagataaaaatttatttgaagggAAGTTCAGATACTTCCCAAAGCTATGAAATATAGGCCTAGAGAGTCCCCCATAGCCATATCTGGAATTTCTGTGGGAAGtacaaaaaaagacaaagaacaACACTTGAAGAGCAGAACCaagcaaatttaaaaataatttgcagTAACTCATCAGGAATCAGGATAGATTATGTGCTAGATTAAGATATGCTGAAATTGGTTAGACATAATCAGCAGCTTATAAAAGTAAATAGTTGTTTGTAGTCTCTACTACAGTCATCAGACATATGATCTGGCTTACAGTCATTGATTAGATTAACACTATAATAAGATATTCTGTAAATTGTGATGCCTTTATAAAAGATCTctctattatttatttctttgaaaCATTTTCTGATCTGAAGATGATAAGCACCCAAGCACTTGGGGAACCCTTCCTTAAAAGCTCTCCAACAACAATAACTAGCTTTTATGATGTGGTTCTCCCAAGGTTCTTGTCAGAAGAACAATGAGGCTAAGAGCAGGTTTTtggattattattttaagatttcaaaagatctttattgtttttgaaatttcaaaatatcaCAAAGCATTTGGATAATTTGAGAGGTGCTTACTACTCCTGAACTGGATGGGCAAGTGGCCAAAAAAAATGAGCATTACGATTTTCTCCAAAGATGACAAGGATGAGGACAAGGAGATTGTTAAGATGGAATCCCAAAAGGGATAAGCATAGGGAAAAGGATGCTACCACTATGGCAACTCATTTCCCCAATTTCAGCCTTGAGAACAAGGTTGAACTTCATGAGCATGGCATTGATGGGAGTCATGGCACCAAAAAAGATTAGTTAGTTAGAGTAGTTATAGTATTGATTGGGAAATTAAAATTGCTAAGAGAGGGTTTATCAAAGAAAATATATGTTGAGAGTAGGGACTTGGATTGAACAACAAGAGGTGGAACAATTTAAGGGGTATTCAGATTTGTCCATTTTGGGAAACCGACCAATGACTTGACTGTAAAAGGAGAAACCCTTGGAAAGAGGATTATTTTCTTTGGTCTCTATATTTCAGTGCAGTTATTTCTGTATCTCTCATCTATCTTTCtaaaatctaataattttatcttcaaGTTGTCATCAACTCTATCTATAGTATTATTCCTCTTACACTATGGAAAGAAGATTTAATAAGCAATGAGAACGAAGGAAACAATGATCAGACTCATCTAAGTGGTTCTTTGTCAAGTAAGGAGTATATCTAAAGAGCAAGTTCTCTTCCCAAATATGTGATAGTGATACTCTGTCAGTTCATTAAAGGAATAGCATGTTACCATAACTCTGTGTCCACGCCTAGCCAAAGCCTTAGGTAATGATCCAGCAACATCTCCAAGACCACCTATTAGTTCAGGTATAAGTCTGTAAGTTACATAAAAACAAAGCAGCATGCACAGAATGACAACCAAATATTGAAGAATTGGAAAAGTGGGACAGTTCCATGAACTTGCTTCAAGTAAGTAGTTGCATCAGAAGAATGCTTACGAATGGGAATATATACCCCGTTAGAGTGATAACTTGTTAGTGCCATAATTCAAGAACAAGGCTTGGAATGATAAATCTAAaactcaaaaaacaaaaattacaccGCCCCTCCCTCCCTTTACATGCCTCCTTTGGTGTCTAAGATACAAGTTACACCAAAATTGGTATAAGTATGGTAAGGTATCTTCTAAATGCAAATTTATTTCGAATGGTGAATCATCAGGCTGGTGAACAAGTTGCCAACAGAATCAGCCACTTGtcaaatttctttcaaattgtcAATAGTAACTATCTGGGCTTGTCACAAAGCAACCCAGCAGCATACATTCATTAAAGAACACATTCCATAGAAATAATGTTAGTTACCTGTTTTGACGAAGGGAGCACATTCTGCTGCAACCAATATGACATTCATGACATTGGCCCCAGCCAACGGTGGGGGGTTTTCACCTTTACTCTCCACATTGTCGCCTTCATTAGCAACCTCCTTTGTACTTGATTCACTCAAAGCTTCAAGTATTTCAATCTTTCGATTAGAGGTTTCAGTGCTACGTGGGATTTCACTTGTCAGGGTATCAGGTGTTATTGTCTCATATCTCTTGCTATTCAACTGTTCATCAAAATATAGCCTAGGTGAAGCCTTTTCAACAGGAGACAGATTATCATCTTCCTCTTCACCTTTGTCCAAACCGAGATCAATGCCTACAAATGAGACATCTGGTATTTCCTTCTCAATAGATTGGACATAATTGCTTGAAACAAGAACACCATTTTCGTTCTCAACAGCACTGCCTCTTTTGGCTGAACCTTTCTGCGGAATTGAGTCACTTGACAAGGATTCGTCACTGTGCTCATAAGAAATGCTGTCTCCTTCTATTTCAGGAGTGCTTTCACTATTTATTGAAGAAACCAGTTTCCTTCTTTCAGAAATCTACAATAGACAATAAAGCTAAATAATATCACCACATGAATGCTTATAGTAACATGTAGGATTAATAAAGCATataagaagaaataaataaaaaagaaaaaaatatgctcacacacacaaacacaaaaaaaataaaaaattgtaacttgTATAATCAAGTAATCAACTCAACTATCACAGTGAAGAAACTTAAGAGCCTCAAATCCCTTGAAATTGCCCATAATTTCCTGACTAATAATTATgatcttataaattataactaagtTCAGACTAATGGTTTGTACATGAATAAAGTTTAAAATGTACCCTTAAATAACATTGTCAAAATCTATAAAGCactgattattttatttgtttcacaTGTCTGTATCCAATATGTATCTGATACCGATACAAGTACTTCACCGGCATATTGGTGAAGAATCCAATACAGCTATATGAGACATAGAAGCGTGTATAACCAGAAACATGTTCAACCTAAGAATATATAACCAgctaaatcaattcaaatgacAAAGTGTCATAAAGATCCTCTCtattattcaaaattcaattgaaTTTCCACTAATTAACTTTTAGAAAGTGAATATATTATACCCAATAGCCAGTAGCAATATCATCTGGCATTTAATGGAATTttcacttttataaaaaaacaaaaaattcaaagacTCACGTTCTATTTTGTGATTCAGTTAATTTGAGCTATCATCTCAACTATTCTAATCATATCTTTATCACCTCtgccaaaaaaatttcaattcctTAGCACTTCGTCCTTAAATCAATAACAACAGGCAGGACCTCACAACCAGACACAGTCAAATAGTAATTCCAAATGACACATTTGTACAAGAGGAAGACCCACAACAAGTGAATCCGCGAAAAGTTGCCATTGCTACAGCATGATCAATTACTTTGGGACCAGGGGGCTTTAACAAAGCATACTTATTATTAGCCATTGCTTTACTCTATTTAATCTCACCTTTCCAAGAGGAAAAGAGATTATCTCCTTTATTTTTCCAACAAAGTCCTAATTCCCCAATCTCAATAAATCAATACAGATATACAATAAAGGACCAGAAACTATAATCGAAGGTCCTATCCAGCTTGAACAATATTGCCTCACATGGAAGATACCCGCTGTCTAAaaaggtataaaaaaaattaaataaatcaacaCCAATATTGGTCTCAACATAAATGATAAACCCTTTTGGGACAACATAAAGACGGAACCCTGGACCCTTTATAATAAAACACATTCCAAACCCAATACCTGTTGAAGCAATTCCCTTTGCAAAGCAAGAACCTTCTTACTCTTCTCAATTGTGGCCTGAAGCACTTCCTCTGACTCATCCTTATCCTCACTTGTCCCAGAACTCTTCCCTAAAGCACTTATGTGCTTATTCTTCTCCACCAAACACAACAAACCCCTACTACTACACCTATGGTTCACTCTTCCACGCCCCCATCCTCTTACTAACGATGAAGCATTCACAGTGTTAAACTTTGGTGAAGAAAACTTGTGATTCCTGTTCTGaagcatcatcatcatcaaagtGGAGTCGGCATTGGCTTCCACAAGAAACGGTAAAGAACCCATCGATGCCATCACCAATGGATCGAGAAGAACAAGAATCGAGGCGAAAATTGGGGAGACCCAGATGGTGAAAACGAGAGATCAGCGAAGTTATGCAAATGGGTCGGAGTGAAATGAAGAAAAGAGTGAGTGTAATCAAAAGGTGAAGGCTTTTGTTTAGGAACTGAAAatgggaaataaaaaaataaaacatggaatgatgttttttttttttggattagaGCTTAAGATGACCACAAGTTGGTTACATAAAAGGGTcccattgttaatttatttgagtGGTGAGTGTCGCAAAAAACATAAACGTGAAATTTTACGAACCAGTCCATGATCATCTGGTTTCATCGTGCTGTCGGGTACTTAAAGTGAAGCGTTGTACACTTGTCTTGTTCTTGTGCAATTGGGATTTAACCTGCTGTGAACTTTCCATTTTGTAATCAGGGTAGGTTTGAGTTTGACTTGGTGCTAAACGAGTtggatttacttttttttttatgacaaacGAGTTGGATTaaaaattgagtttaatttttacatacctttactataaatttttatgagAAAATAGGTGATGCATTGGCCCACATTAtacaagaattttatattgttatttacttataaattaggtttaaatatattttttcatataatttagtattttattatttttatttctataaaaaattattttaattcttattaaatatatttattttgttttttttaacattttttctctgtttgtactgtttaaatttttaaattataaagacgaaaaatatatctaaacctataaattattatatatgataagttaattaacttatataataattatcttaaaaattatattaagttattaacaataatttttaattaattggtaATGTAAAAGTAT
This region includes:
- the LOC114380740 gene encoding granule-bound starch synthase 2, chloroplastic/amyloplastic-like, yielding MASMGSLPFLVEANADSTLMMMMLQNRNHKFSSPKFNTVNASSLVRGWGRGRVNHRCSSRGLLCLVEKNKHISALGKSSGTSEDKDESEEVLQATIEKSKKVLALQRELLQQISERRKLVSSINSESTPEIEGDSISYEHSDESLSSDSIPQKGSAKRGSAVENENGVLVSSNYVQSIEKEIPDVSFVGIDLGLDKGEEEDDNLSPVEKASPRLYFDEQLNSKRYETITPDTLTSEIPRSTETSNRKIEILEALSESSTKEVANEGDNVESKGENPPPLAGANVMNVILVAAECAPFVKTGGLGDVAGSLPKALARRGHRVMVVVPRYSHYADAQDIGVWKRYKVDGQDMEVTYFHSYIDGVDFVFIDSPNFRHLQDNIYGGNREDILKRMVLFCKAAAEVPWHVPCGGVCYGDGNLAFIANDWHTALLPVYLKAYYRDHGLMKYTRSVLVIHNIAHQGRGPIDDFRYTDLPEHYIDLFKLYDPVGGEHFNIFSAGLKAADRIVTVSHGYAWEIKTSEGGWGLHGIINENDWKLRGIVNGIDTKDWNPKIDVHLKSDGYTNYTLETLQSGKRQCKAALQKELGLPVREDVPLLGFIGRLDQQKGIDLIAEAIPWIVGQDVQLVMLGTGRPDLEDMLRQFESQHRDKVRGWVGFSVKMAHRITAGADILLMPSRFEPCGLNQLYAMNYGTIPVVHAVGGLRDTVKPFNPFEESGLGWTFDSAETNKLINALGNCLLTFRQYKQSWEGLQRRGMTQDLSWDNAAQQYEEVLVAAKYQW